CCCGGGCGGACTCCGCAGGGTCGATGGCGGTGATCTGCGCCGCTCCTGCAGCGCGGAGGGCGATGATGGCGAGCGCCCCGACCGGTCCGCATCCGCTGACCAGCACCTTCTGGCCGGCGACATCCCCGGCGCGGGAAACAGCGTGCAGCGCCACGGCGAACGGCTCCGCCAGCGCGGCCCGGCGCTTGCTCAGACCCTGAGGGATGATGCGCACCTGGCTCGAATGCACTGCGATCTCGTCGGCGAACGCGCCATCACGGTGCGGCGCCACGGCCGCGGAGCCGAGGTAGGACAGCTGCGGGTGCAGGTTCTCACGTCCGGTGAGACGAGAAGGCAGCGGCCCGGTCGTCGATGCTGGGTACACCGTCACGGCCGTCCCGGGGCTGACCGAGCTGACGGACTCGCCAATCGCGGTGACCGTGCCCGACAGTTCGTGACCAAGAACGAACGGATGCGATTGCACCGCGCTGCCCGACCGGCCGGACTTCCAGTAGGAGGTGTCCGAGCCGCAGATTCCAGCCCAGGCCACCCGGATCACAACGTCCTCAGGACCAACCGTCGGCGACGGCCGGTCTGCGAGCCGCAGATCGCCTGCCGCATGGAGTTCGAGGACGCGCATTAGGGCTACCTTTCCGCAGGTTACAGAACCGATGCGGAACGACATCGGCGCTCACATCAGCGTAACAGTACCTGTATGCCTATATGACAGGTTGGGATGCCTGGCCGGATGTTTCGGCTTCGACCGCGCGCACGAGGAGCGCAGTCCTGTCCATGTGGAAGCGCATCGCCGCGGCCGCGGCCTCGGAATCTCCCGCCACGATCGCGTCGACGATGCGCGCGTGCTCGTCATGCTCGTCGCCGACCAGGCCCACGGCTTCGCGGTGGGCGCGCAGGCGGGTCATTGCTTCGAACACCAGGCCGCGAACGGCTTCGGTGACGCCGAGCAGGGCCGGGTTCGCGCTCATGACGGCAATTTGGCGGTGCAGTTCGAGGTCCAGCGCCACGTAGGCGTTGGCATCCCCCACCGCATCGCGCATCGCCTTCTCGAGCGAGACGAGATCTTCCCGCTGCCGCCCTGTTGACTTGGTCGCCGCGAGAAGGGCCGCTTCAATCTCGAGCGGGCCGCGCAACTCCATCAGTGTTGTCAGCGGTTCGACCGACGTCCGGATCGCTCGAGACAGGAACAGGGCGACGAGATGCGAATCGAGTTGCCGAACGACCGCGTTGCGGCCGTTCGACAACTCGATGAGTCCCAGCGCCGCCAGTGCGCTCAGGGCTTCCCTGATCACGGGACGTGACACATTGAATCGCTCACTGAGTGCTGCAGTGGACGGCAGGGAGTCACCTGGCGCAAGCCGCGCCTCGTCGATGTAGGCGATGAGCGCTCGGTGCACCTGCGCCGTCAGGGGTTCGCGCATGAGATCGGTCGACACGGCTCCCAGCGTACTCATCACCGGTATCCCGAACTCTCGCGAACTGCCGGGCTAGAAGGTGTTGACCAAGCCCATGACGCCCACAAACATGATGGCCGCCGCGGAAATGAGGAGCATGACCGTCGTCGCCTTGCCGTCCTTGACGCGTGGGTCGGTCTGCTTGCGCGACAGGTAGATCGTGGCGATTGCGACACCGATCAGGAACACGGCGTTGAGCACACCCGCGAAGATCACCAGCGGCAGCGGAGAAGACACGATCGTCCCGAACAGGCCCCAGACGACGGGGAGGATGATCATGATCCACCGCATCCAGCGGTCTCGCTTGTCCTGGTCGAACCAGTCGAAGGCGCCGAACAGGGAGATCGTGTTGCCGATCTGGCGTCCGAGGCTCGGAACGTTGGCGATGATCGTCTTGAACAGCGCGAGGCCGGCGCCCAGCAGGAAGACGACTGCGCCCCACTCGCCCACGCCCGCCTCGAAGGTGCCGGACAGGGTGGTCATCACTTCGGTTCCTGCCGGCACGATGCCCTGAGGGTGCAGGACAGCGGCGCCAAGCATGTAGAACGCAGCGGTGCTCAGCGTGTAGATGACCCAGGAAACCCACGCGTCGACCTTCATCACCGAGATCCAGCCGCGAGCCCGTCGCGCCCAGTCGACGGACGAATCCCGGGGACCGGTCCACGCCGCGTATCCCTTTTCCACGCACCAGTAGGTGTAGGCGGTGGTCTCGCCGGCACCGATACCGGTGAGGCCGAACATCGACAGGGCGACACCCATGGCGCCGATCGCGATCTGGAACTGCATGCCCTCGGCGAGGTCGCCACCGGTCCAGGCGAACTCCGTGCCCTGGAGGATGAAGACCATGGCGACGGCGAACGCCGTCACGGCGAAGACGAGCACCGTCGATACGCGCTCAACCACGTCGTACCGGTTGAAGGCGTGGATGCCGATCGCGACGCCGGCGAGGATGGCGACCCAGGCGCCGATCGAAAGCAACGAGTAAGGCTCGCCGCCGATGGGGAACAGGCTGCTGAAGGCGAACGCTGCCGCGCTGATGACGCCAGCCTGGCTCGTCAGGAACTGCAGGAACATGAGCAGGACCAGCCAGGCCATCCAGCCGCGCTTACCCAGCCGGGGCGGAACGTCGTCGTAACCGGCAATGGCGACACGGCCCGTCGAGATCGTCCACCGGGCGAGCTCGATCTGTACCCAGACCTTGACGAATGTCGAGATGAAGACGAGCCAGAAGAGCATGAACCCGACCTGGGCACCGAGTGCGGTCGCGGTGAGAAGCTCGCCCGATCCCACGACGGCTGCCGAGGTGATCATCCCGGGGCCGAGGAAACGGAACCGGCCGCGCAGGGTCGTCGGCGGTTCCTTGATCTGGGTTCCGTCGACCACGTAGGGGTCGGTGCGCCGCACCGAACTCGACGGATTCAGCGTGTGGGTTGTGGTCATATCTGTGGCCTCCTCGCCAGTTCGCATCGCAGCTGCCCGACGCGTCCGGGAAAACCTAGCAGCCAGTAAGATAGGTTGCTAAATCCGTGCCGGAAATTCCCCCCGACGGCGCGCAAAAGGCCCCGATCCGATGAGGCCATCCAGCCATCGGATCGGGGCCC
The Diaminobutyricimonas sp. LJ205 genome window above contains:
- a CDS encoding alcohol dehydrogenase catalytic domain-containing protein produces the protein MRVLELHAAGDLRLADRPSPTVGPEDVVIRVAWAGICGSDTSYWKSGRSGSAVQSHPFVLGHELSGTVTAIGESVSSVSPGTAVTVYPASTTGPLPSRLTGRENLHPQLSYLGSAAVAPHRDGAFADEIAVHSSQVRIIPQGLSKRRAALAEPFAVALHAVSRAGDVAGQKVLVSGCGPVGALAIIALRAAGAAQITAIDPAESARERALKVGADQVLDVGQPVPSEHTVAIEASGAGASLAHLIKTVAIGGTIVQVGNLPLDPISLPMGLLVSRELDLRGSFRFASEMDRALAILAETPAADELITHAFPVDRASEAFAVATNGQESCKVLLEFDGS
- a CDS encoding FadR/GntR family transcriptional regulator, with the protein product MSTDLMREPLTAQVHRALIAYIDEARLAPGDSLPSTAALSERFNVSRPVIREALSALAALGLIELSNGRNAVVRQLDSHLVALFLSRAIRTSVEPLTTLMELRGPLEIEAALLAATKSTGRQREDLVSLEKAMRDAVGDANAYVALDLELHRQIAVMSANPALLGVTEAVRGLVFEAMTRLRAHREAVGLVGDEHDEHARIVDAIVAGDSEAAAAAMRFHMDRTALLVRAVEAETSGQASQPVI
- a CDS encoding Nramp family divalent metal transporter; the protein is MTTTHTLNPSSSVRRTDPYVVDGTQIKEPPTTLRGRFRFLGPGMITSAAVVGSGELLTATALGAQVGFMLFWLVFISTFVKVWVQIELARWTISTGRVAIAGYDDVPPRLGKRGWMAWLVLLMFLQFLTSQAGVISAAAFAFSSLFPIGGEPYSLLSIGAWVAILAGVAIGIHAFNRYDVVERVSTVLVFAVTAFAVAMVFILQGTEFAWTGGDLAEGMQFQIAIGAMGVALSMFGLTGIGAGETTAYTYWCVEKGYAAWTGPRDSSVDWARRARGWISVMKVDAWVSWVIYTLSTAAFYMLGAAVLHPQGIVPAGTEVMTTLSGTFEAGVGEWGAVVFLLGAGLALFKTIIANVPSLGRQIGNTISLFGAFDWFDQDKRDRWMRWIMIILPVVWGLFGTIVSSPLPLVIFAGVLNAVFLIGVAIATIYLSRKQTDPRVKDGKATTVMLLISAAAIMFVGVMGLVNTF